A single window of Rhizophagus irregularis chromosome 28, complete sequence DNA harbors:
- a CDS encoding uncharacterized protein (SECRETED:cutsite_LHA-LE; SECRETED:prob_0.5669); SECRETED:SignalP(1-25), translated as MRSNLQNLYITLFVIIIFYIYPLHALEEVKTFSYEEKNFGPKEIPHVLRISSYDDGTVVARIVKTNVDKSTSIKHCNHEIFSLRFIYPNGTVIEKDIDLEGVEKFNYCAIYNTGFDDLLEYDLIRPNQILIRYFNTTNFNDVSTYEGWGMIIDFDGKLYDRTSMGFWGIRKEYNKLQTTLKKLVFNINKEKGFIVCYNGPDPESTNVTWQQYKIEFDGKFNKLTHGTIKLTTGISDETYTLIPTVDEGYSFVYKVITNDLSRGQLYATFISYNQKGSANFILYQSNLADIEPVPISCNIEYDGVGHTCSVSGREVTRITTSNITHNKIRFLSSGSIVSFNVTNLMPPNNTGLTSTWIFESLLFGGYLITKRDGVIDGMYFCVYPESGNITCPSGLEQPVKINSNYAYTVLPNNTLLIAQIEYNNTWRLHVIDLPKQTERGNGYFNTNIKSTYPEIHSSINSDITNISIDFYKPVTLSSDVDGKILIYQKIGQKIILRQKTFATQCKLDNDDTRVIIDILNSTFSKSGGIYFVKIENNFVKDRNYREPLLGVKENVWSFTIEDKKMTYTFTSSTTGLFRLTEKGTEYCEGLSDDKQNKFFDELLDELADAVQILRNRLSKYKNYQIDPNSNKSKQKKFLISIKIEETKNEYEKDVDTVIKDISYMMSNNNQTPIGNYQLAYLDSNYGFNPAPDYWQEYKFKLLGILLILIALIVLFILASIREKKGQNIAIFKFALFIFDFIADILFLTNNADDVRELYIPSIIFFTIPIVFNTIFAFLIIIKENKKSEFSHWFMENSKFASIFTILAGVDVEILGILESNIAGFKVFQAPLSDSVRKKIFWGAFSNLFIEDIPQLIIQICYRISVITYDIIPILSLTSSSINLIINIVGRLYQAIIYVRKRRLQPLSIIERDDELIKDTK; from the exons atgcgATCAAATTTACAGAATCTTTACATTACATTGTTCgtaataattatcttttatatatatcctTTACATGCATTAGAAGAAGTGAAAACATTTTCTTAtgaagaaaagaattttgggCCAAAAGAAATACCTCATGTGTTACGTATAAGTTCATATGATGATGGTACGGTAGTAGCAAGAATAGTTAAAACTAATGTGGATAAATCTACATCAATTAAACATTGTAAtcatgaaatattttctttaagatttatttatcCTAATGGAACAGTTATCGAAAAAGATATTGATTTAGAAGGTGTTGAAAAGTTCAATTATTGTGCTATTTATAATACTGGTTTTGACGATCTTTtagaatatgatttaataagaccgaatcaaattttaatccGTTATTTTAATACGACAAATTTTAATGATGTTAGCACATATGAAGGATGGGGAATGATAATTGATTTTGATGGAAAATTATATGACAGAACATCTATGGGATTTTGGGGCATTCGTAAGGAGTATAATAAACTTCAAACAACACTTAAGaaattagtatttaatattaataaagagaaaggatTTATAGTATGTTATAATGGTCCTGATCCCGAAAGTACAAATGTTACATGGcaacaatataaaattgaatttgatggaaaatttaataagttaaCTCATGGAACAATTAAATTAACCACTGGTATAAGTGATGAAACTTATACGTTGATTCCAACAGTTGATGAAGGTTACTCTTTTGTATATAAAGTGATAACAAATGATTTGTCAAGAGGTCAATTATACGCTACATTTATAAGTTATAATCAAAAAGGTTcagcaaattttatattgtatcAATCAAATTTAGCAGATATAGAACCTGTACCAATATCTTGTAATATTGAATATGATGGAGTTGGCCATACTTGTTCCGTATCAGGACGTGAAGTAACTCGTATTACTACTTCTAATATTACACATAACAAGATTAGATTTTTATCATCCGGATCAATTGTTTCATTTAATGTTACAAACCTCATGCCTCCTAATAATACTGGTTTAACTTCAACTTGGATATTTGAGAGTTTATTGTTTGGTGGTTATTTAATAACGAAACGTGATGGGGTAATTGATGGAATGTATTTTTGTGTTTATCCTGAAAGCGGCAATATAACTTGTCCTTCGGGATTAGAACAACCTGTAAAGATAAATTCAAACTATGCATATACAGTATTACCAAATAATACTCTTTTGATCGCTCaaatagaatataataatacttggAGATTACATGTAATAGATTTACCTAAACAAACAGAAAGAGGTAATGGTTATTTTAacacaaatataaaatcaacatACCCCGAAATTCATTCCTCAATAAATTCggatattacaaatatttcaattgatttttataaaccAGTAACATTATCATCGGATGTAGatggtaaaatattaatatatcaaaagataggacaaaagattattttacGACAAAAAACTTTTGCAACACAATGTAAATTAGATAATGATGATACAAGAGTCATTATAGATATACTTAATAGTACTTTTAGTAAATCAGGAGGAAtttattttgtcaaaattgagaataattttgttaaagatAGAAATTATAGGGAACCTTTATTAGGtgtaaaagaaaatgtttGGAGTTTTACaattgaagataaaaaaatgacaTATACATTCACTAGTTCAACAACTGGTTTATTTCGATTAACTGAAAAAGGAACAGAATATTGTGAAGGTTTATCAGATGATAaacaaaataagttttttgaTGAGTTATTGGATGAATTAGCTGATGCAGTTCAAATATTACGAAATCGtcttagtaaatataaaaattatcaaattgatCCCAATTCGAATAAATCgaaacaaaagaaatttttgatttctataaaaattgaagaaaccaagaatgaatatgaaaaagaTGTTGATACTGTAATAAAGGATATCAGTTATATGATgtcaaataataatcaaactCCTATTGGAAATTATCAACTTGCTTATTTAGACTCTAATTATGGTTTTAACCCTGCTC CGGATTATTGGCaagaatataaattcaaattattaggCATACTTTTAATCTTGATAGCATTAATCGTCCTTTTCATTCTTGCTAGTATAAGAGAAAAAAAg gGTCAAAATATTGCTATCTTTAAATTCgccttatttatttttgattttattgcGGATATTCTTTTTCTAACAAATAATGCTGATGATGTGCGTGAATTATATATTCCAAG tataatattctttacaaTTCCTATAGTATTCAATACaatatttgcatttttaataataataaaagaaaataagaaatcaGAATTTTCTCACTGGTTTATGgaaaatagtaaatttgcaAGCATATTTACAATATTGGCAGGAGTTGATGTTGAAATATTAGGTATTTTGGAGTCAAATATAGCTGGGTTTAAAGTTTTTCAAGCTCCACTTTCTGATtctgttagaaaaaaaatattttggggTGCTTTTTCAAACCTTTTTATTGAAGATATTCCTCAATTAATTATTCag ATTTGTTATAGGATTTCCGTTATAACATATGatattattccaattttaagtttaacatcatcatcaataaatcttataattaatatcgTAGGACGCTTATATCAAGCTATAATATATGTTCGGAAGAGAAGATTACAACCTCTATCCATTATTGAACGTGATGATGAGTTGATAAAagatacaaaataa